In Babesia bovis T2Bo chromosome 3, whole genome shotgun sequence, the genomic window TTTGGTGCAACTACCAGCTAATATTTTCAAGGCCGTCGTAAAATTCTCTAGGTTAGGTGCTCCCGGATACCAACTTATTTTATCTCCCCAAAGCTTTTCTAATGTACCATCCTTTGGGGGAGGATTAGCGTCACACAACCTTCCAATACCACAGAGAAAAGCAAACATGTCGCCTAGACAGCGAGGTGGTCTAAGTGACACAAAGCCAAGATACAACATCAGTTGATACAGACTGGAACCTCGGATTTTGTCTTCAAAGTAGAGAGATAAAATTTCAGATAAATCCTCCCCTTTGCGTTGCGAAGTAAGATTTTTCAGATCATCTCCAAAACCCATTGGTATGGGACACCACTGAGAAGGTGGACGGTGGTCCAGATGGGCACAATAGGATTTGGAATCTGATTCGGACTGGGATTCTTCGCCGTTCTTTTCACATATAAAATCCGTGAGTTTATCACATAAGTAGCCTTGAAGGGGGGAATAGTCACTGGGCGCTTGCCCGCATTGGTCATTATGAGGACCTTTAGGTTGGGAGGGCTTGCATATCCACGTTTTTGACTCATAAGACTTAACATCCTTACCATATTTACAATCTTTCCATCCGTATCCAGTTTTGTAGTCTACATTACACTGTTTATAGAGGAATCCTAATTGGAAATAGAGGGCATACACTACATCCCAAACCATAGCAAACCAGCTTCTTTCGGATGAAGGGTAATAGAATTCGAAGTGTCTATTGGCGTAGACGTCATGAAGAAAAGGTTCAGAGGTTTGATTATCATTTTTCCCGCTAGGTGAAGATTGTTGACTACCACTGTCTCCGCTGGATGAAGCTGGTTGCGCATTATCTTTCTTTCCAGAAACAAGCTTTCCTTCTATAGATAACAGCACGAAAGCTGCGTAGTAACATGGAGGCAGTAAATAGTAATCCGCGGTTCCAAGAGTCAAAACACAAGGGGATTCGTCAGTAGATGGTGGTTTGCAACACTTTCCCGAAGGTAAATAACCACAACCTTTGTCTTCCTCGTTTACTTCATCCTCTTGATCCAGCAACACTTCCAGTAACCCGTTTTCCACTCGCATACCCACCGGAGTGTAAGGTAATCCTAATAACCAATACAGCAACTCACAAATAGTCTTGGGGCGATTTGCCTTATCTAACTTTTGGTTGCATTTTTCTTGAGTGGCCTGGAAGTAGAATGATGCACCACTGTAAAGCCTTTGGAGAGGCACTTGCTTGCCCTTTTCCTGATCATCACTTGTTCCTGCTTGTTCTCCTTGCCCGTTGCTAGTAAATGAATTTTGAATCGCATTAACGAATTCGGCATATGATTTTGGCTTGTCACCCGTTAGCTCAGTGGATTTCTTATCAGTTAAGCAATCTGACAATTCACTGAAACCACAGAGAAGTGTTTTGATTTGACTTCCTTTACAGTTATTAAGATGTTTGGTATCGTAACCTAGAGTGGTCAAATAAGCACATAACGAGTTCTTTGAACCAGCAGTTATATCACAGTCCTTCCACTTCCCAGCGTTAGCATTATCACAGCAATTCCAGAACAAGTAAGTTAAAGAAGAAAATATGAGCGGTATACATCCAAGTAATATTTTAGCACAACGTTTATGTTCTTTTTCTTTGGAAGTGATACAACAAGCTGATGCGGATGAATAACAATAAGTATAACTCCCATCAAATAATCCACATGCAACACCTTTTGTGCAGTGTGGACATGAAGTTTTCGTGCAATTGATGCAACCTATAAACGACGCGAGTTTCTTACCCAGCCCATCAATCAGTGCCTTGACATAGCTTACAGCTTTCTCGTTGTTTTTGATTAAATCAGTATTGTTAATTATATCACATTCTTCCCAGCACCATTTTACCGTCGTATCGCCGCTTCTTGGGGCCTTAAATAGTATGTCCCAAACATCGCTTGCAACTTTCTTAACACAATCATCCGGAGAGTCTGCTACATAATATCAGTCGAAGGCATAATACCCACCCTTTGGTTTTGGTTTGCTACATTGGCAGCCTGaaacaatgtatatatcactgCGTATCACTACATACCATCATTACCCGTCAGGCATATGAACCAATCAATGGCTTCCTTAACATTGGTAGGGCATACGGTCAGACATTTCTTATCACCGCCACTAGCAGAACACGTCTGGTTGTTCTTCGACATAGTTATAATCTATTGATCATAAAAATGGCACAACGACGTTGAATTTACAAATGGAATAGCACGGTTACGGTATGTTAAAATGTGACATTAAATAGTGTTGAGAATGCATACTACTAAGGCTATGTGATCAATCTAATGTTGTCTAATACGTCAGCATAGCGATACATGTCACTTCTAAATGTCACGTACAGCCAACAACAGAAATGTGGGTCAAACGGGGCACTGGGACTGCGGAAACCTAGATCACTGCACAGATCATAACCTCGTACGTTGCGATAGAGATACACATGTGCTGGATGCACTGTATAAAGCAGTGAAATAGGAGTGACTTATATACATAGTGTGGGGGATTGTCTACTTTCCAACTCCAAAAGATTGATACATTCAGTATAAAAGTGGTTCATATCTGTCGCTAGATAGATCTCATCCTAGTAGATCTATGGGTGAGCTGAACGGGGACCCTGCTATAACCCTTCCCACGGTACAGTGACCTGCAGTTCCCACATTGCATAACCACTTAACAACTGATATCGCGGACAAATGGCGTGTCTACCATGATATAGACCCAGCACTCATCGTTCCATAACCACCGCAATCAACGATCAATAAACAAACAGTTGTACATAGCCATCAGTGGTGTACTCCATATATCCATGAAGTACCCCGCAACATCCCAGAACACTGGGCCATTAACATCACATGAATAATTCGCCATAGCATACAGTGCTTTGTTTGGGGTGTCCTGGAATATCCTGGACAGGTTTAGATAGCATGGGAATCAGCATTGTCGATTTATATGATTGTTGCTCTACGATATGCGATGACCACATGGACAAAGTGACCACACCGTACTAATCAAACGCCAGCTACAGGCCCTCATAGTGGTTTACCACTACTAAAGACGTGTGCGATATGTACTGGGAACAACATCGTGTCCCAGTGTCGCTGGAATCCATCCATGCATTGGTGGCGGCACATTTGTCCTTGGATTCCCACCGTATCAACGGGccacatatatataatgttgctaaatattataaatattgtttataaACATTTTAGCACGACATTCAATATGTAGTAGCCACGGAATCACGTTGTGCGGTTGCCTCCGGTAACCCTATATCAACGCGACTAACATCCACTGCTGGCATGCACACTTGATTGCAACCTTTACACATCAGGGTGAACTCTCATTGGGAACATTTGTATAGTGCCATAGTGTTTAGTGCTGTGACGTAAGGTCTGTTCTGCCAACCTTCCTCTGGGACCTGCCTCTATCCCAAGTCCCAACAAGAATAACCAATGCACCTAGCAATTCCAACAGCCCTGGCCACTGAGTGTCTTAACAGCGTAGTAAACACATGCAGCGGTACATCGCAGCCAATGAGCTCTATTATGGACTGATTAGCACCTATGGTTCTCGTAGAAATAGTCAATCGTTGACGCTACCACCTCTTACTCTAGTTGGCTGCCACAAGTGCCCTTATGGCCGCTGCTAATTTCTTTCTCTTCCTCATTATTAATTTCATATTCTTCCTGACTGTACACCTCTGGTCCAGAAGGGCTAACCAGCTGTTGGTATCCCAGCTACTGTCTGAGTTTGACTATGACGACCAGCACACTATAACGTTTATTTTGGGCAAGCCCGGTGACGAAAGCCGGTTCCTGACGCCGCTGCTAGAGCTGCTTACGGAAAGCCCGATCATCGCTGCTGAGGAATTGACCATACGTGCACTTATTCTGTCGACCAACAGACAGCGTGATGGATCTGTAGCAAATACCAAGCCAGGCATTTTgaataacaacaacaatGCTGACCTGGAACCCACTAATGGCAATGAAGTCCTGAGGGAGCTCGACAATAACGGGATGGAGGAGGTCTGCCAACGTTACAACATCATGTGCACAGTGGTGGATGCCTTCCAAGAGAAGCACCCAGAGAAGTTCATCGAGCACATGCAAGCAGTACCCCTGATAGAATCGTACCTCATGCGTGACAAGAGTGACCTTATAATAACGTTTGACTACTTTGGCGGAGATGGCTCCACAACGGGTGTTGCTGCCTATGTCGCAGTGGCAGCTCTCAAGAAGAAGATACCTGACCTCAAGGTCTGGACCTTAAGATCATTCACTGCGTGGCACAGGTATTTACCTATATACTCTGTGCTGTACCATATAGCAAGTCGCCCATGCTGCATTCGTGACGCTTTATTCAAGTCAATTGAGAACGTGCAACGCTATCCAAGCCAGTACTGGTGGTATACCCCGGTTGTAAGGATATTCGATTCCTACAGCTATGTTAATACTTTTAACGTGTTGTCGTAGTAATGCTGCGGCAGACCTGAGGTATGCTGACCGTTGAGTTACTGTGTAACTGAAAAACGATCAGTACCGTGGCCGCCATTGTAACTACACAAACAGTTAATATCGCACTTAAGAATCGCAAACTATATAAGGTGAGGTAGTATTAGAGATAGTTGGATACCTTTCACTTATTAAAGGTGAAATACTCGCGTATGTCGTAGTCCATCTTTTTGGAACTCGCGCTATCGCCAGAATTCCTCCGGGAGTGAGTTTCTGTATCCTCACCCGATAGCTGCCTCAACTTTGGAATGGCAACATTCAACCCTTCCAGGTATATGCCTGGACCTAATTCCAAAGGTGGCACGCTATCTGAAGTAGTAGGCATAGTTAAGCCAGTACCATCACTCTCGTATGATGTCGTAGCAGAGTGTTGCTGAGGGGAGTCCGAGTAAATAGCCGCCGATACCTTTCGGCGTCCTCTAGTAATCATTTTTTCTGGCTGCATCTCCCTATTTCGTGATTCGGTCAAGTCCACTTGGGTACTTGAGAGTAAAGGCGAATTTGCAATAGGCGTGACGCCAGCTGATGTCTGGGCAGATGCGTTATATCCAGCATCTGGCGAAGCAGGCGCGCTGGCCGAGGCCAAGTTTGGATGAATGAAGCCATTGACAGGAGCAATGTTCAACCCTGCTGAGTTGAAACACTCAAGCACAATGCGATCCATGTCTTCGAGTGCTGTGGCATATATGGCCTTTAACCGAGGATGTGCTATCAGGGAGTAGTTAATCTCATTTGGTTCTGATATACCAAGGCTTTCCAACATCTCGATGGCTGCTATGGCGCGCTTCCTACGATCATCGTATTCATTAATTTCCTCGTCAGTGAGAAGGTCACAACTACGGCGGGTGTGAGACAGCTTACCTGTCATTGCCAATAGGCATTTTGAACATGCAGTTTTCTTTATAGTTTTACCAGCCTGCTGTTCCACTTTATCATCGGTGCCTTGGGTTTCCACCGGTACAGTTACCTCAAGTTTAATAACTTCCTTGACATAAGGGCACTCACCGGGGTAACGAACCGTATTGTGCAATGGTAGTTTGCAATTTTCACAAACAGCCAGCATTTTGTACGGCAATCGGATGGCTAAGAAGTTGACCTCGCGTCTGAGACGCACTAGACCAGCTGCCTCTTCAGCATCCCTCTTGGCACGCGCAGCTTCAATACGTCGTGTAACCTCCTCTATAAGATTAGGTGGACACAAACGCTCATATGCAGTGCGCAATCTGTTTTCAAACTGTACCTCCATAGCCCTGTAGTTGTCCAAAAATGATATCCTATTCTCACGTCTACGGCGCTTAGCATTCTTGTCGTCACCGATGTCGGTGGTTGCCAATTGTTTCCTAAACTCCCGCTGCTGCTTCTGCTGCAGCTCGCGGTCTTCCTTAGACATCCTTTTGCGTCGATCCTTTTCCTGTAAAATTTTGCACTTGGAACACAAAAAGAATATCCACGTGTTGGTAGTAGCATTCAAACCTCGTTGGTTTAAAGCGTAGTAGTAGTCCTCACCAACGTAGTGGCGTGTATAGTCGGGTGGGAAGCAATCATAACAGAAAGAAGTAGGGCAGTTAGAGCAGTGGATCAGCATATTGTCACACTGCGAGCTTTTGCGGAAGCATAGGCAACATTCATGCCACCTGCAAGTCCACGTTTTCCTGGTATCGCTAAGGCTTTCGCAAACTTTGTGGTAGACCTTAGGGCACCGGAAGCACTTGATCAACTCGCCGTAATCAATGTCTACCATATTTCCATCCTTGTCCTTGTACTGGGCCTTGTGGTTCTTTGCAAAGCCACAGCAGAAGCATCGGCATTCGTGGCGAAGCGTACGAGTTTCAGAACGCTTGCGGAAGCTATCGGGAACGTACATACTAGAAGGTCGCTTCTTTTCACGACCGGAACGCCACAATAGCCCGCCACTCTCCAATTGGCGCACTATCTCAGATTTATCTTTCACGCCACTTAAGAGTTTCTTCACTTGCTTGGGGTCCAATACAGTTGGAGACTTCGCAGCGACTTCTTGTGGATTACTATCTTCTTCCTCGTCTGACGAGCCGCCAGTGTTAGTCTCCTCGTCACCTATTTGTTCATCACCCACATCCTCTTCCTTCATCACATCAGACACGTTGACCATATTCGGGTCAGCTTTGTCATCTTCCAGAGTTACGTCCTCAGACTCATCAATTTCGGCCGAGTCGTCAAGACCCTCTGGCGGTTTCTTGCGACCACGTGCTATGATATCATCGAGGTACATCTCCGTTATATCTTCACCTTCAGTGTTTTTCAGGGCATTATTACCGTGCATCATCATGTTAACGATGGCTGCTGATGATAACGAGACGGTAGTAGCCTCAGCAGCCTCTTCGTAGTCCATAGCCTGCCTCTGGGAGTTAATAAGCAGTTTATCGAGGTGGAGCTTCTTCTCACGGCACAAGGCCATACGTTCCTCTACTGTCCACTCCGATACGACTTTCCAAATGTGTACACTGCGTTTTTGTCCAATGCGATGTGCGCGATCAATGGCCTGCAGATCGATGAACGGATTCCAATCCTCATCGAACAGTACCACGTGATTGGCGGCAGTGAGGTTAATACCCAAACCACCAGCACGAGTGCTTATGAGGTACACAAAGTATGGACTTGACGGCGAGTTGAATTCACGAATATCAAGTTCGCGAATCAACTTATTTGTTGAACCATCAAGGCGCATATACTTCCAACCACGGGCGTTGCAATACACCTCTAGCTCATCGAGTACCAGTTGGAACTGCGTAAAAACCAATACCTTGTGCATCATCGCACCTTTAGGGTCACGTGCGCTGTTTATTACATCACTGTCATCGATATCAGCCTCCTTTTTGATGGTGACTTCCTTTTCACTCTTTATCAGATGTACATTGTCTCCCTTGCTGGGTTCAGTTTCTACTTTTACATTATCTGGTAAATCCTCATCGTCTAGAACACGATTTTTAGCTCCAGACATTTTGAGATCAGGGTTAGCGTGCGCATTTTCCTTGGCACCTTCCACTGCCTTGTTGCTGCCAGCGAATGGACCAGTAGGTGACTCCGGCTTATAGGGGCATTCCTCAGGCATCGGTTCCGCATACATCCCTTGGACCATGAAGTTAGGATTACGAGATGTTGGTGCTGGTGTTCGTACTAGGAAATCGTTGGAATCAATCTCAAACGGTTCCTGGCTAGCAACGCCTTTCATTTTTTTGCGCAACTTTAGTTTGTGTTCACGGACCATTTCCCGTTCTTTCAAATGTTTGCCAAATTGTTCCAAGTAACCTTGCACGTGCTCGCAGTTTTCGTAATGTAGCTGGCACAGCAATTTATCCAGGAAAGTCAGCTTAGCGCTGGCATCACAATGCTCTTTGTCACGCAATTCGCGCAAGCTGTTAGCGTCGTCTTCTATTTGCTTTTGCAACCGAGAAGACTGTTGTTTGAAAAAGTCGTAAAGTTTTTCAGTTTGGTGTGTCCGGCTAACAATACCCCTGGGATGACCACAGATAATACGCATTTTAATGACCATGCCTAGCAATTTCTTTACGCTAAACTGGTCCTTCATAAGCGTACGCACGCTCATTAGTGTCCTGTACCAGTGCAACGACACCTTGCTAAGCGGTATCCATACATCGTGGAACACCTTAGGGTGTAATGTTATCGCCTCCTCCTTCAGCCTGCGCAACATTACTCGGCTAAGTAGCGTTTTTATTGACTCCAGATCTTCCTTTGAGAAATTAGTGTTGGCCGATGCTACCGCCAATGCCGCTGCA contains:
- a CDS encoding variant erythrocyte surface antigen-1 is translated as MSKNNQTCSASGGDKKCLTVCPTNVKEAIDWFICLTGNDGCQCSKPKPKADSPDDCVKKVASDVWDILFKAPRSGDTTVKWCWEECDIINNTDLIKNNEKAVSYVKALIDGLGKKLASFIGCINCTKTSCPHCTKGVACGLFDGSYTYCYSSASACCITSKEKEHKRCAKILLGCIPLIFSSLTYLFWNCCDNANAGKWKDCDITAGSKNSLCAYLTTLGYDTKHLNNCKGSQIKTLLCGFSELSDCLTDKKSTELTGDKPKSYAEFVNAIQNSFTSNGQGEQAGTSDDQEKGKQVPLQRLYSGASFYFQATQEKCNQKLDKANRPKTICELLYWLLGLPYTPVGMRVENGLLEVLLDQEDEVNEEDKGCGYLPSGKCCKPPSTDESPCVLTLGTADYYLLPPCYYAAFVLLSIEGKLVSGKKDNAQPASSSGDSGSQQSSPSGKNDNQTSEPFLHDVYANRHFEFYYPSSERSWFAMVWDVVYALYFQLGFLYKQCNVDYKTGYGWKDCKYGKDVKSYESKTWICKPSQPKGPHNDQCGQAPSDYSPLQGYLCDKLTDFICEKNGEESQSESDSKSYCAHLDHRPPSQWCPIPMGFGDDLKNLTSQRKGEDLSEILSLYFEDKIRGSSLYQLMLYLGFVSLRPPRCLGDMFAFLCGIGRLCDANPPPKDGTLEKLWGDKISWYPGAPNLENFTTALKILAGSCTKPDPSKDTSVSLCSLSPPDESKCNSCTKYLCSISWSVYTVFSTRHIESYLSWVVYLIDDFKSNLEAFLNHLQSVECKSGCSECSNIQKCHKQNSTGGCQCKVVECKRILGALYRFGFTYQDISALKNDKKCSDFLKQLKDVAEGGPLKNLIKAVNQMLYSIRLAFIFWAWLLWTAAIVYLVFGLVIDLDILHIRSHIWLKHTHNIPAFNLFAARRLKYGIQVYFGR
- a CDS encoding SNF2 family N-terminal domain containing protein codes for the protein MAPRRGWCKLCQDDYKSGDSIIKCTSCPKSYHRECLEHDISTNVGHNAELVDGHYDFRTFQCDNCLRYEDENVIENDDRCKLCKEKNRNDNDVLLLCDGCPNSYHIRCLELVAEPDGDQWFCPMCKPDNFQVVSFRKKQHPLADTGDHVNSSICYVCQRHGKLLGCDFCSNSFHHGCLPEFDVGTIGDVWECPCCKGQDPFINQMHKRWTVQQIDRNLKERRRCIQMWKAKITKYRNRFLLAHRNDLAPFVTDKCMESLKRNFVDEGSTARKRLLNSGRNIDDILEYFEEEAIHEAEKFVAKAHKSSLYPSGRKIDGRPLRNGVQLKPHQEFGVDWLLKSFLTGGAILSDEMGLGKTIQTLCFLSYLKLMKIEGPHLIVVPLSTVGNWLREIHRFTPHLTSIKICGSRTERQHAMEDRLAYKGLYDLYITTYETVKSEEEFFVETIPRWQCLILDEAHRIKNQSGAARHSMDRILANMRLLLTGTPLQNNAMELFTLINFMFPDIFKDTTLMDEVFRNVPRKHGRGAMSAAALAVASANTNFSKEDLESIKTLLSRVMLRRLKEEAITLHPKVFHDVWIPLSKVSLHWYRTLMSVRTLMKDQFSVKKLLGMVIKMRIICGHPRGIVSRTHQTEKLYDFFKQQSSRLQKQIEDDANSLRELRDKEHCDASAKLTFLDKLLCQLHYENCEHVQGYLEQFGKHLKEREMVREHKLKLRKKMKGVASQEPFEIDSNDFLVRTPAPTSRNPNFMVQGMYAEPMPEECPYKPESPTGPFAGSNKAVEGAKENAHANPDLKMSGAKNRVLDDEDLPDNVKVETEPSKGDNVHLIKSEKEVTIKKEADIDDSDVINSARDPKGAMMHKVLVFTQFQLVLDELEVYCNARGWKYMRLDGSTNKLIRELDIREFNSPSSPYFVYLISTRAGGLGINLTAANHVVLFDEDWNPFIDLQAIDRAHRIGQKRSVHIWKVVSEWTVEERMALCREKKLHLDKLLINSQRQAMDYEEAAEATTVSLSSAAIVNMMMHGNNALKNTEGEDITEMYLDDIIARGRKKPPEGLDDSAEIDESEDVTLEDDKADPNMVNVSDVMKEEDVGDEQIGDEETNTGGSSDEEEDSNPQEVAAKSPTVLDPKQVKKLLSGVKDKSEIVRQLESGGLLWRSGREKKRPSSMYVPDSFRKRSETRTLRHECRCFCCGFAKNHKAQYKDKDGNMVDIDYGELIKCFRCPKVYHKVCESLSDTRKTWTCRWHECCLCFRKSSQCDNMLIHCSNCPTSFCYDCFPPDYTRHYVGEDYYYALNQRGLNATTNTWIFFLCSKCKILQEKDRRKRMSKEDRELQQKQQREFRKQLATTDIGDDKNAKRRRRENRISFLDNYRAMEVQFENRLRTAYERLCPPNLIEEVTRRIEAARAKRDAEEAAGLVRLRREVNFLAIRLPYKMLAVCENCKLPLHNTVRYPGECPYVKEVIKLEVTVPVETQGTDDKVEQQAGKTIKKTACSKCLLAMTGKLSHTRRSCDLLTDEEINEYDDRRKRAIAAIEMLESLGISEPNEINYSLIAHPRLKAIYATALEDMDRIVLECFNSAGLNIAPVNGFIHPNLASASAPASPDAGYNASAQTSAGVTPIANSPLLSSTQVDLTESRNREMQPEKMITRGRRKVSAAIYSDSPQQHSATTSYESDGTGLTMPTTSDSVPPLELGPGIYLEGLNVAIPKLRQLSGEDTETHSRRNSGDSASSKKMDYDIREYFTFNK